A stretch of the Thalassotalea euphylliae genome encodes the following:
- a CDS encoding polyphosphate kinase 2 family protein, with protein MSSSIVNLLDPIFFSSMHLPSDIKVLPSEQLEAVDLTQAIEDKPKYEKQLKKWQQRMLQVQQAYFRQGKRALIVFEGWDASGKGGAIRRLTEKLDPRGFTVYPIAAPDPIEQAKHYLYRFQTKLPAPGGIAIFDRSYYGRVLVERVEEFAKPNEWQRAYQEINEFERLLADDDVRIVKVFLHISGDEQLKRFKERLHNPIKRWKLTEEDIRNREKWDDYHVAINDMLKFTNTNHAQWQVVPGNRKWYARIAVLKAVVKAMEAGVDTSIPELDEAVVKAAEKALGES; from the coding sequence TTGTCTTCTTCTATAGTCAATTTACTTGACCCTATTTTTTTTAGTTCCATGCATTTACCTTCTGACATCAAAGTTTTACCAAGCGAACAACTTGAAGCTGTAGATTTAACGCAAGCGATTGAAGACAAACCCAAGTACGAAAAGCAGCTTAAAAAATGGCAGCAACGAATGTTGCAAGTGCAACAAGCGTATTTTAGGCAAGGTAAGCGTGCTTTAATTGTTTTCGAAGGCTGGGATGCCAGCGGCAAAGGTGGCGCTATTCGCCGATTGACGGAAAAGTTAGACCCGAGGGGCTTTACGGTTTATCCCATTGCGGCACCGGATCCAATTGAGCAAGCAAAGCATTATTTATATCGGTTCCAAACCAAATTGCCTGCGCCAGGTGGTATTGCTATTTTTGATCGTTCTTATTATGGCCGTGTATTAGTAGAGCGGGTTGAGGAATTTGCTAAACCTAATGAGTGGCAGCGAGCTTACCAAGAAATTAATGAGTTTGAGCGTTTGTTGGCAGATGATGATGTACGCATCGTCAAAGTGTTTTTGCACATTAGTGGCGATGAACAGCTAAAGCGCTTTAAAGAGCGATTACACAACCCTATTAAGCGATGGAAGCTAACCGAAGAAGATATTCGCAATCGTGAAAAGTGGGACGATTATCATGTTGCCATTAATGATATGCTTAAATTTACCAATACAAATCATGCCCAGTGGCAAGTGGTCCCTGGCAACCGGAAATGGTATGCGCGTATTGCGGTGCTAAAAGCAGTTGTTAAAGCGATGGAAGCGGGCGTTGATACGAGTATTCCTGAGCTTGACGAAGCCGTTGTCAAAGCCGCAGAAAAAGCACTGGGTGAATCGTAG
- a CDS encoding MlaC/ttg2D family ABC transporter substrate-binding protein, with amino-acid sequence MYKVLTTIVLLISSMFTVQAASVSPYQTLETTGNNLFNRIAQQQQELAKFPDLMRTIVEEELMPHVDYKYAAFRILGKQLKKTTKEERNKFADAMRHYLVRTYATALASYTDQQVIYEPEKSFEGKRVVAVSTRIIDKDAPEIEIQFKMRRNKKTGQWKAFDMVVEGISLLESKKAELNRKIQQQGLSQVTLELASIAK; translated from the coding sequence ATGTATAAGGTATTAACTACTATCGTATTGCTGATTAGCAGTATGTTTACGGTGCAAGCGGCTAGCGTGTCGCCATACCAAACGCTAGAGACAACAGGCAATAACCTGTTTAACCGCATCGCGCAACAGCAGCAAGAATTAGCGAAATTCCCTGATTTAATGCGCACTATTGTTGAAGAAGAATTAATGCCACATGTCGACTACAAATATGCAGCATTTCGCATTCTTGGTAAGCAATTAAAGAAAACCACTAAAGAAGAGCGCAATAAATTTGCCGATGCAATGCGCCATTACTTAGTTAGAACTTATGCTACGGCACTAGCGAGCTATACCGACCAACAAGTGATTTATGAGCCAGAAAAGTCTTTTGAAGGCAAACGTGTTGTTGCGGTTTCAACGCGCATAATTGATAAGGATGCCCCTGAAATTGAGATTCAGTTCAAAATGCGTCGCAACAAGAAAACAGGCCAATGGAAAGCGTTTGATATGGTCGTTGAAGGTATCTCATTACTTGAAAGTAAAAAAGCAGAACTAAATCGTAAAATTCAACAACAAGGTTTGTCACAAGTTACGCTAGAGCTAGCATCTATCGCGAAATAA
- a CDS encoding TetR/AcrR family transcriptional regulator yields MRDPEQTRQLILEVSGEEIRKNGFQATSLSTILSRCHISKGALYHHFANKHELGYAVIEEIFTPMFLASWEPAVTQADPIQGLCDFFHDSANDMSCEDVVCGCPLNNLCLEMASVDEGFRLRTLMMQQKLNTLISENLRRISDQLRNDIDYSQVAYFIVSVFNGSTSLSKGTQEKALFQTVMAELCNYIQSLRRSN; encoded by the coding sequence ATGAGAGATCCAGAACAAACGCGACAATTGATACTAGAGGTCAGTGGTGAAGAAATTCGTAAAAACGGATTTCAAGCAACTAGTCTATCGACAATTTTGTCTCGCTGTCACATCTCAAAAGGTGCGCTTTACCATCACTTTGCAAACAAGCACGAGCTTGGTTATGCGGTAATTGAAGAAATATTTACGCCAATGTTCCTTGCTTCATGGGAGCCCGCGGTTACACAAGCCGATCCAATTCAAGGACTGTGTGATTTTTTTCATGACTCAGCAAACGATATGAGCTGTGAAGACGTAGTATGTGGTTGCCCACTCAATAATTTATGCTTGGAAATGGCAAGTGTTGATGAAGGATTTAGACTGCGTACTTTAATGATGCAGCAAAAACTAAACACGCTTATTTCTGAGAACTTAAGACGAATAAGCGATCAATTGCGAAATGATATTGATTATTCTCAGGTCGCATATTTTATCGTTTCGGTGTTTAACGGCTCAACAAGTTTGAGTAAAGGCACGCAAGAAAAAGCATTGTTCCAAACCGTAATGGCGGAACTTTGCAATTATATTCAGTCGCTTAGACGTAGCAACTAA
- the glpQ gene encoding glycerophosphodiester phosphodiesterase translates to MGFQSTASTKELDEASSSQQLSALPPVPMTIIAHRGASGHLPEHTMASKALAYGMGADFIEQDVVMSKDNHLIVHHDLTLDATTNVATQFPNRQRQDGHFYVIDFTLAELKTLSVSERVTTPGKAKYPNRFPINIGEFKLHTLAEELTLIQALNTSHGKQVGIYPEVKSPWFHHQAGKDISLAVLQTLKAFGYTQKSDKVFLQSFDANELMRINSELLPKLKMNIALVQLIAFTDWQETKQRVGGKWQNYSYDWMFSAQGVAQIARYADGIGPWFPMLVDDNWQASALLTEAQRLNMTIHPYTFRIEDTPKRFASFEHWLQYTNKKLGITGVFTDFPARAKSALMH, encoded by the coding sequence ATGGGTTTTCAGTCAACTGCAAGCACTAAAGAATTAGACGAAGCATCAAGCTCCCAGCAATTATCTGCATTACCGCCAGTACCAATGACTATTATTGCGCATCGCGGGGCTAGTGGTCATTTGCCGGAACATACCATGGCGAGTAAAGCGCTTGCCTATGGTATGGGGGCAGATTTTATCGAACAAGACGTTGTTATGAGTAAAGACAACCACCTTATTGTTCACCATGATTTAACCTTAGATGCCACAACGAATGTCGCTACACAGTTTCCCAATAGGCAGCGCCAAGATGGTCATTTCTATGTGATTGATTTCACCTTAGCAGAGCTAAAAACCTTGTCAGTTTCAGAGCGTGTTACTACTCCCGGCAAAGCCAAGTACCCCAATCGGTTTCCAATTAACATTGGGGAATTCAAACTACACACGTTAGCTGAAGAGCTAACGTTAATTCAAGCACTCAACACAAGCCACGGTAAGCAAGTCGGCATATATCCAGAAGTTAAGTCACCATGGTTTCATCACCAAGCGGGAAAAGATATCAGCCTTGCTGTTTTGCAAACGTTAAAAGCCTTTGGTTACACACAAAAATCTGACAAGGTATTTTTGCAAAGTTTTGATGCCAATGAGCTAATGCGCATCAATAGTGAGTTGCTGCCCAAATTAAAGATGAACATTGCTTTAGTGCAGCTTATCGCATTTACTGACTGGCAAGAAACAAAACAACGTGTTGGCGGCAAATGGCAAAACTACAGCTACGACTGGATGTTTTCAGCACAAGGGGTAGCGCAAATTGCTCGCTATGCCGATGGTATCGGCCCGTGGTTTCCAATGCTTGTCGATGACAACTGGCAAGCTTCCGCACTCTTAACTGAGGCGCAGCGATTGAATATGACCATTCACCCATATACATTTCGCATTGAAGATACACCTAAGCGCTTTGCGAGTTTTGAGCATTGGTTGCAGTACACCAACAAAAAGCTGGGCATCACTGGAGTTTTTACTGATTTTCCTGCTCGCGCAAAATCGGCATTGATGCACTGA
- a CDS encoding N-acetylmuramoyl-L-alanine amidase, whose translation MKLCALVVGHKKNNPGAKNQGAGLSEFEFNEQLAIDIERKVSNVNVQRVYRRTYRQLPSDIDELAPDFIVSLHCNAFNQQASGCEMLYYHRSQKGKAMADILQTKIQTALGNKDRGLKARSAEDRGGYLLRYTSAPCVITEPFFIDNDEELGNAKTNYDQLVAAYAEAIEAIAVSNAVVT comes from the coding sequence ATGAAACTATGTGCATTGGTTGTAGGACATAAAAAGAATAACCCTGGCGCTAAGAATCAAGGCGCAGGACTTAGCGAGTTTGAATTTAATGAACAGTTAGCGATTGATATTGAAAGAAAAGTATCAAACGTCAACGTCCAACGAGTGTACCGACGTACCTACCGCCAGCTGCCATCAGACATTGATGAACTCGCCCCAGACTTTATCGTTAGCCTGCACTGTAATGCGTTTAATCAACAAGCAAGTGGTTGTGAAATGCTGTACTACCACAGATCACAAAAAGGCAAAGCCATGGCTGACATCCTCCAAACTAAAATACAAACAGCGCTTGGCAATAAAGATCGCGGCCTTAAAGCCCGTAGTGCAGAAGATCGCGGTGGGTACTTGCTTCGCTATACCAGCGCCCCTTGTGTTATTACCGAGCCATTTTTTATCGATAACGATGAAGAACTCGGTAATGCTAAAACAAATTACGACCAACTGGTTGCGGCCTACGCAGAAGCTATTGAGGCAATAGCAGTGAGCAATGCTGTTGTGACATAG
- a CDS encoding efflux RND transporter periplasmic adaptor subunit, which produces MLQKSIQPEVYIAKPLVRHRIKQTVKHGILLSLLSMLLACSQESAQPSAAPKPAVSVYRITAEPVGFVRDFVARTQASQQASIVARVEGELIAKHFEEGSTVDKDQLLFELDDSTYQASLTQAKAELESKQSAAERAKRNLARGQEVAPQGFISQSDLDKLIAEDLQAKAAVSSAQAALEKAELDLSYTRIHAPFAGQIGKIVQDIGNIVGPGSGELASLQATNPVYVNFQIDESEYITYLQSRSEATQAQQAGFTLSLKLPNNTIYQGQGQFVFADTKIDAGMGTVELRAQFENPEGLIVPGLYVTLLVEGNAKQALPMVPQIAVQLGQQGESVLVVDNDNKVVQRQLVLGRQINAMRVVESGLATGDKVIIEGLQKVRSGSEVTLVEKQVDPTTGVISDLTTQDQVKE; this is translated from the coding sequence ATGTTGCAAAAAAGCATCCAACCTGAAGTCTACATAGCCAAGCCTTTGGTTCGTCATAGAATAAAGCAAACTGTTAAACACGGCATATTACTGAGCTTGCTTTCCATGCTTTTGGCTTGTAGCCAAGAAAGTGCGCAACCTTCGGCTGCGCCAAAACCAGCGGTTTCGGTATATCGGATTACTGCTGAACCTGTTGGTTTTGTACGAGACTTTGTCGCGAGAACGCAAGCTTCGCAGCAGGCTAGCATAGTGGCTAGGGTAGAGGGTGAGTTAATTGCTAAACATTTTGAAGAAGGCAGCACAGTAGATAAAGATCAATTGCTATTTGAGCTTGACGATTCAACCTACCAAGCTTCATTGACCCAAGCAAAAGCAGAACTTGAAAGTAAGCAATCAGCCGCCGAGCGAGCTAAGCGCAATCTAGCTCGCGGTCAGGAAGTTGCTCCACAGGGCTTTATTTCACAATCTGATCTCGACAAGCTGATTGCAGAAGATTTGCAAGCAAAGGCAGCGGTGAGCTCTGCACAAGCAGCACTAGAAAAAGCAGAATTAGACCTTAGCTATACTCGCATTCATGCACCGTTTGCTGGTCAGATTGGTAAAATAGTCCAAGATATCGGCAATATTGTTGGGCCCGGTTCAGGTGAATTAGCGAGTTTACAAGCAACTAATCCCGTGTACGTAAATTTCCAGATAGATGAGAGTGAATATATCACCTATTTGCAGTCACGCTCTGAAGCAACACAAGCACAACAAGCAGGCTTTACCCTATCGTTAAAACTCCCTAACAATACTATTTATCAAGGTCAGGGGCAGTTTGTTTTTGCCGATACTAAAATTGATGCCGGTATGGGAACTGTTGAACTAAGAGCTCAATTTGAAAACCCTGAAGGGCTTATAGTCCCTGGCTTATACGTCACCTTATTGGTTGAGGGAAATGCCAAACAAGCATTGCCCATGGTACCGCAAATTGCTGTGCAGTTAGGCCAACAAGGAGAGTCCGTGTTGGTCGTCGATAACGACAATAAGGTAGTTCAGCGTCAGTTGGTTTTAGGGCGTCAAATAAACGCAATGCGAGTGGTTGAATCAGGCTTGGCAACTGGCGATAAAGTGATTATTGAGGGGCTGCAAAAAGTCCGCTCTGGCAGTGAAGTTACCCTTGTAGAAAAACAGGTAGACCCAACCACCGGCGTGATTTCTGATTTAACAACACAAGATCAGGTTAAGGAATAA
- a CDS encoding efflux RND transporter permease subunit: MISNTFIHRPKFAIVIAIVISLAGVIAMGLLPVNMYPQITPQQVEISAVYPGASAQVVEEAVIRPIEEQINGVENMMYIESTASNNGTAVINVFFKVGTDGDIAQVNVQNRVALAESSLPQEVTRPGVSVKKKSSNMLMAINLYAENDTIDQLFLSNYATNQLTEPLGRIPGVAAATVMGEMTYSMRAWLKPDRMASLGVTVTEIKQALQEQNVIVAAGKFGASPVAENQQFEYAIQAQGRLKTAKEFENTIIRAQGNGNFIRLSDIARIELGAENYAIEARLNGQPTAFLVIYQLPDANATQVAELVKQQMDVLSQRFPDGLAYAIPYDTTKFITRSIDEVIVTLYQAVGLVILVVFLFLQNWRATLIPSIAIPVSLIGTFAFMMLMGYSINTITLFGLVLAIGIVVDDAIVVIENVERLLKEEKLPIKEAVAKAMSQVSGPIVATTLVLLAVFVPVAFMPGITGELYKQFSVTISFAVLISSLNALTLSPALCTLLLDEKQMKPIGWLQPLERAINRLTASYTNGVQYILKRSARAGILVFVGFAATGWLTTNVPTAFVPGEDQGYLFVDIQLPDAASANRTEAVIDKITPILKADPAVTDVITVAGSSMLGGAGANQGMAIVMLKDWEERNTPELGLRQVLGRLMGQLWAIPDAQIMMFNPPPIPGLGNSSGFEFKLQDSQGNSPAELAQVMNGLIFQANARPELNRVFSTYRASVPQYQLEVDRNKAKAQGVALSDIFTTLQAQLGSLYINDFSQFGRTYRVTIQAESSYRAKPEDLHYFYVRNQDGEMVPLTTLAKLTPSLGPTSINHFNLYRSASITGQAADGYSSGQAISVMEELASQLPDGYVFEWAGQSKQELEAGNLAPILFGLAIVFVYLFLVAQYESWTIPFSVIAAVPIAIFGAMLALYTVGMANNIYAQVGLILLIGLSTKTAILIVEFAMELHAKGESVFNAALQAAKLRFRAVLMTALSFVLGVLPLVFASGAGAGSRISLGLTVLAGMLAATILGTLLVPYFYSVIQQMRMATKSKANRSA, from the coding sequence ATGATCAGTAATACTTTTATTCATCGCCCTAAATTTGCCATTGTTATTGCGATTGTTATTTCTTTGGCGGGTGTTATTGCGATGGGCTTGTTACCTGTCAACATGTACCCGCAGATCACACCACAACAAGTAGAAATAAGCGCTGTTTATCCTGGTGCTAGCGCCCAAGTTGTCGAGGAAGCGGTAATTCGCCCCATTGAAGAACAAATCAATGGCGTGGAAAACATGATGTACATTGAATCGACTGCCTCAAACAATGGCACTGCAGTTATTAATGTGTTTTTTAAAGTGGGTACCGATGGTGATATTGCCCAAGTCAATGTGCAAAATCGAGTCGCATTGGCAGAAAGTTCTTTGCCGCAAGAGGTTACGCGCCCAGGTGTTAGTGTAAAGAAAAAGTCTTCTAACATGTTAATGGCGATTAACCTTTACGCGGAAAATGACACCATAGACCAACTGTTTCTGAGCAACTACGCAACGAATCAACTTACTGAGCCTTTGGGACGCATTCCTGGCGTAGCGGCGGCGACTGTGATGGGGGAAATGACCTACAGTATGCGGGCTTGGTTAAAACCTGATCGCATGGCCTCTTTGGGGGTAACGGTTACTGAGATTAAACAAGCTTTACAAGAGCAAAACGTTATTGTTGCCGCAGGCAAATTTGGTGCAAGTCCTGTCGCTGAAAACCAACAGTTTGAGTATGCGATACAAGCACAAGGGCGATTAAAAACGGCTAAAGAGTTTGAAAATACCATTATTCGAGCGCAGGGTAACGGCAACTTTATCCGCTTGTCGGATATCGCGCGCATTGAGTTAGGTGCAGAAAACTATGCAATAGAAGCGCGATTAAATGGCCAGCCAACTGCATTTTTGGTGATCTATCAGTTGCCAGATGCAAATGCTACGCAAGTTGCGGAGCTGGTTAAACAGCAAATGGATGTGCTTTCACAACGTTTCCCAGACGGCTTGGCCTATGCGATCCCTTACGATACGACTAAATTTATCACCCGTTCTATCGACGAAGTTATTGTGACGCTTTACCAAGCGGTAGGATTGGTAATACTGGTTGTTTTCCTCTTTTTACAAAACTGGCGAGCAACCCTTATTCCGTCAATCGCTATCCCTGTGTCCTTAATTGGTACCTTCGCTTTTATGATGCTAATGGGGTATTCGATAAATACCATCACTTTATTTGGCTTAGTACTTGCCATTGGTATTGTGGTTGATGACGCCATCGTGGTGATTGAAAACGTCGAACGTTTGTTAAAAGAAGAAAAACTGCCGATTAAAGAAGCTGTTGCTAAGGCGATGTCACAAGTGTCAGGGCCGATTGTTGCAACCACCTTAGTGCTGCTAGCGGTGTTTGTACCGGTTGCATTTATGCCGGGCATTACAGGGGAACTCTACAAACAGTTCTCAGTGACAATTTCGTTTGCCGTGTTAATTTCATCGCTTAATGCATTAACGTTAAGCCCTGCACTGTGTACTTTATTGCTAGATGAAAAGCAAATGAAGCCTATTGGCTGGTTGCAGCCATTAGAGCGAGCAATAAACAGACTCACCGCAAGTTATACGAATGGTGTGCAGTACATTTTAAAACGCAGTGCACGTGCAGGCATTCTGGTATTTGTTGGCTTTGCGGCGACAGGGTGGCTGACGACTAATGTGCCCACAGCATTTGTTCCCGGAGAAGATCAAGGTTATCTATTTGTTGACATACAACTTCCAGATGCTGCTTCGGCCAATCGAACTGAAGCGGTTATCGACAAAATCACGCCTATCTTAAAGGCTGATCCTGCTGTTACTGACGTTATTACGGTGGCCGGTTCATCTATGCTGGGCGGTGCAGGTGCGAATCAGGGAATGGCTATTGTTATGCTTAAAGACTGGGAAGAGCGCAACACGCCCGAGCTTGGTTTAAGGCAAGTGTTAGGACGATTAATGGGGCAACTTTGGGCGATACCGGATGCACAAATTATGATGTTCAACCCGCCCCCTATTCCTGGGCTGGGCAATAGCTCAGGATTTGAGTTTAAGCTTCAAGATAGTCAAGGAAATAGCCCCGCAGAGCTTGCTCAGGTAATGAATGGGTTAATTTTTCAAGCTAATGCTCGCCCTGAACTCAATAGAGTTTTTAGTACATATCGCGCTAGTGTGCCACAGTATCAATTAGAGGTGGATCGCAACAAAGCCAAAGCGCAAGGGGTTGCACTGTCAGATATTTTTACGACTCTGCAAGCACAATTGGGCTCTTTATATATTAATGACTTTAGCCAATTTGGACGCACCTATCGCGTGACTATTCAGGCAGAAAGTAGCTACCGTGCGAAGCCTGAAGATCTACATTATTTTTATGTGCGCAATCAAGACGGTGAAATGGTGCCCTTAACAACGCTTGCAAAGTTAACGCCAAGCCTTGGGCCAACTAGCATTAATCACTTTAATCTTTATCGCAGTGCTTCGATTACTGGACAAGCTGCCGATGGTTACTCTTCTGGTCAGGCAATTTCAGTAATGGAAGAGCTTGCCAGCCAATTGCCTGACGGTTATGTATTTGAATGGGCGGGGCAATCAAAGCAAGAACTAGAGGCTGGTAACTTAGCCCCTATTTTATTTGGCTTAGCCATAGTGTTTGTGTATTTATTTTTAGTTGCTCAATACGAAAGTTGGACAATTCCTTTCTCAGTAATTGCAGCCGTGCCTATTGCGATATTTGGTGCTATGTTGGCGTTGTATACCGTTGGCATGGCGAATAATATTTATGCGCAAGTAGGGTTAATTTTGTTAATTGGTTTATCGACGAAAACGGCTATTTTAATTGTTGAGTTTGCTATGGAGTTGCATGCTAAAGGAGAGAGCGTTTTCAATGCGGCTTTGCAAGCAGCTAAACTGAGGTTCAGAGCGGTGTTGATGACGGCCTTGTCATTTGTGCTTGGGGTGCTTCCTTTGGTTTTCGCCTCCGGCGCAGGAGCTGGTAGTCGTATATCGCTTGGCTTGACGGTCTTGGCTGGCATGTTAGCCGCAACTATTTTAGGTACTTTATTAGTGCCATATTTCTATAGTGTTATTCAGCAAATGCGAATGGCAACGAAATCAAAAGCTAACAGGAGTGCTTAA
- the prsT gene encoding XrtA/PEP-CTERM system TPR-repeat protein PrsT: protein MLRSFTLLPLLASFSILASNDLEKAIGAYQVDDIEAAYIHLKNTLNSDAENLPAKVLMGRVLLRKGLYSEGIQEFNDALAAGADANQFIFEQVRAMLLLGKNQELIDLLDNLTLNKKNQIATLQIKSNAFIALEKYDQALGALKQAENLNSKDIGVISSLANFFIAERSFEQAWQYITLLTTLVPDNNKTWKLRSDYFTAKGNAREALENLERAHQLAPEDPIVMRALAHKYTDAKQHEKALKLVETIIELTPNDPYARLLKSQLLTRTNQLDEAQQVLEDISAKLSLLTEAQKSSNASLAYISGAAALMQGNLELAQNELAFYTSYQPNDVAGLNMLSAIYLQLGKVDKAQELLERNEKVVLKDLGLSLKLFKVYLSTNKIYKAKSVLESLSSTFKDNSQILIAQANYLAKSKRYEEAMTLLNSRQPNAPSASYTLTRGLISLEMGNFKQALAVADSLLAISSENIDFINFKAVTLLKAGRPDQAVSLFTQVLDSTPEHYATKFNLASALAATNEHSEALKIVNSLTEQGHGGSALLLLKAKLARDTNQPQLAIATALKLLTTSPNNVDTIAFLVEVYYRTGQFKEALTHVERLNDLVFLEPNHLASKAKILIQLQDYQAAQQTLKVLLGLAQSANDFYQLSLLQSQAQDLEAAYHSIEQAIEKSPAEPVLHLTQAKLAIEMKPVVESQRLLDKLSQNHPEDANVYLLQGDLLFKQGKQKQAYAAYRKALSLDNQFEQAAAQLYVLASQGVNSRQFSQQMEKILTNKRGTKLMRNFLADFYLNHQQLDKAKHHYKLLAEASNGNKAVFYNNLANIYLDEDIDTAKAYADKALSLMPNSTAIMDTYAWVLAKQGSYTEALTKLRNANALNSEDPVISYHIGYTLHKLNRDGEAKLELKKAVSSTLDFKGKSDAQDLLRFLEVGEQGN, encoded by the coding sequence ATGCTCCGAAGTTTTACTTTATTACCTTTACTTGCTAGTTTTTCAATACTTGCATCAAACGATCTTGAAAAAGCAATTGGCGCGTATCAAGTCGATGATATTGAAGCTGCATATATTCACCTAAAAAACACACTCAATAGCGATGCGGAAAACCTACCTGCCAAAGTACTTATGGGCAGAGTACTCTTGCGTAAGGGTTTATATTCAGAAGGTATTCAAGAATTTAATGACGCACTTGCTGCTGGTGCTGACGCTAACCAATTTATCTTCGAACAAGTAAGGGCAATGCTACTATTAGGCAAAAATCAAGAGCTAATTGACTTATTAGATAACCTTACATTAAACAAAAAAAATCAAATCGCTACACTGCAAATAAAAAGTAATGCGTTTATCGCGTTAGAAAAATATGATCAAGCATTAGGAGCACTAAAGCAGGCTGAAAACCTCAACTCCAAAGATATAGGCGTAATTAGTTCTCTTGCTAATTTTTTCATTGCCGAGCGCTCATTTGAGCAAGCTTGGCAGTATATCACGCTACTAACAACGCTTGTTCCTGACAATAATAAAACATGGAAGCTAAGATCGGATTATTTTACAGCTAAAGGTAATGCACGCGAGGCGTTAGAAAACTTAGAAAGAGCACATCAGTTGGCTCCTGAAGACCCTATCGTGATGCGCGCTTTAGCGCACAAATACACCGATGCAAAGCAGCACGAGAAGGCATTAAAGTTAGTTGAAACCATTATCGAGCTTACACCCAATGATCCCTATGCCCGCTTGTTGAAGAGCCAGCTGTTAACGCGTACCAATCAACTCGATGAAGCTCAACAAGTTCTTGAAGATATCAGCGCAAAGCTGTCTTTACTGACAGAAGCACAAAAAAGTAGCAATGCATCATTAGCCTACATCTCTGGTGCTGCGGCCCTTATGCAAGGTAACCTGGAGCTCGCGCAAAATGAGTTAGCGTTCTACACTAGCTACCAACCTAATGACGTTGCAGGGCTTAATATGCTAAGCGCAATATATCTGCAACTGGGTAAAGTCGATAAGGCTCAAGAATTATTAGAGCGTAACGAAAAAGTTGTACTAAAAGATTTAGGCTTATCATTAAAGCTGTTTAAGGTGTACTTAAGTACCAACAAAATATACAAAGCTAAAAGTGTCCTTGAAAGTTTATCTAGTACATTCAAAGACAACAGCCAAATTCTTATCGCCCAAGCTAATTATCTTGCTAAAAGTAAGCGCTACGAAGAAGCGATGACATTGCTTAATAGCCGACAGCCAAATGCACCGAGTGCAAGTTACACCCTTACAAGGGGGCTTATTTCGTTGGAAATGGGTAACTTTAAACAAGCACTCGCAGTAGCAGATAGTTTGCTTGCAATAAGCTCAGAAAACATCGACTTTATTAATTTTAAAGCTGTCACCTTACTAAAAGCCGGTAGACCAGACCAAGCAGTATCGCTGTTTACACAAGTGCTTGATAGCACGCCTGAGCATTATGCGACTAAGTTTAATCTCGCAAGCGCTTTAGCAGCAACAAATGAACACAGTGAAGCTTTGAAGATAGTTAATTCATTGACTGAACAAGGTCACGGAGGCTCAGCATTACTCCTGTTAAAAGCCAAGTTAGCTCGTGACACCAATCAACCGCAACTTGCAATTGCAACAGCGCTTAAATTGCTGACAACATCGCCGAATAACGTTGATACAATTGCGTTTTTAGTCGAGGTTTATTACCGCACAGGTCAATTTAAAGAAGCTTTAACACACGTAGAGCGCTTAAATGATTTAGTTTTCCTTGAACCTAATCATTTGGCATCTAAAGCTAAAATACTTATTCAATTACAAGATTATCAAGCAGCCCAACAAACATTGAAAGTACTACTTGGGCTCGCTCAGTCAGCAAATGACTTCTATCAGCTGAGCTTATTACAAAGCCAAGCACAAGATTTGGAAGCCGCTTATCATAGTATCGAGCAAGCGATAGAGAAATCGCCAGCTGAGCCTGTTTTGCACTTAACACAAGCGAAACTAGCAATTGAAATGAAACCAGTTGTTGAAAGTCAGCGCTTATTAGACAAGCTATCACAGAACCATCCAGAAGATGCCAATGTATATCTGTTGCAAGGCGACTTGCTATTTAAGCAAGGAAAGCAAAAACAGGCCTATGCAGCTTATCGCAAAGCACTCTCACTCGATAATCAATTTGAACAAGCAGCAGCTCAACTATACGTGTTGGCAAGTCAGGGAGTTAATAGCAGGCAGTTTAGCCAGCAGATGGAAAAAATATTAACGAATAAGCGAGGAACAAAGCTAATGCGAAACTTTCTTGCTGATTTTTACTTGAATCATCAACAACTTGATAAAGCTAAGCATCATTACAAATTACTCGCAGAAGCAAGTAATGGAAACAAAGCTGTTTTCTATAACAACCTGGCAAATATTTACCTTGATGAAGATATCGACACTGCTAAAGCCTATGCCGATAAAGCGTTATCTTTAATGCCAAATTCAACGGCAATCATGGATACATACGCTTGGGTGCTAGCTAAGCAAGGCAGTTACACCGAGGCACTAACAAAGCTTAGAAATGCTAATGCGCTAAACTCTGAAGATCCTGTCATCTCTTATCATATCGGCTATACCTTACATAAATTAAATCGCGATGGCGAAGCAAAGCTTGAGCTGAAAAAAGCCGTAAGCAGTACGCTAGATTTTAAAGGTAAGAGTGATGCACAAGACTTGCTACGTTTCTTAGAAGTTGGTGAGCAAGGCAACTAA